The sequence below is a genomic window from Spirochaetaceae bacterium.
AGCGCGCGCACGTAGTCGAGCGGCGCCACCGAGCGCCGGAACGGCACGCCGGCGCGTTCTCCCCAGCGGATCAGCCGCACGAAGCCGCGCACCGCGGCGCCGTGCGTCCCGGAGCGCAGCCGATCGCGTAGCGCGCGCCGCGCCGTCGCCTGGCGCCGCCGTTCCCGTGCCGCCTGCCGCACCGTATCGGCCAGCCGTGCGGC
It includes:
- a CDS encoding DUF4129 domain-containing protein, translating into AARLADTVRQAARERRRQATARRALRDRLRSGTHGAAVRGFVRLIRWGERAGVPFRRSVAPLDYVRALAAKLPEQHDELLALGALFEELVYSAAGAGADGGDRFQGQLRAVMRRRGRTA